A stretch of Camelina sativa cultivar DH55 chromosome 18, Cs, whole genome shotgun sequence DNA encodes these proteins:
- the LOC104762992 gene encoding uncharacterized protein LOC104762992: MTYKGKGRFTKRKKLSPRYVGPYKVIERVGAVADKLDLPPKLDAFHKVFHVSQLRNCLSEEDEVVEDVPRELRENLTVEATPIRIIDQMEKGMRRIKINMVKIFWNGGGHEEATWETENKMKSDYPKLFKEMSEDQLDPDSGTNPFQGGETCNARDPE; encoded by the coding sequence ATGACATACAAGGGTAAAGGTCGATTTACCAAAAGGAaaaagttgagtccaaggtacgTTGGCCCGTACAAGGTGATTGAACGAGTAGGTGCGGTGGCTGACAAACTGGACTTACCACCGAAGTTGGATGCCtttcataaggttttccatgtatCACAATTGCGGAATTGCCTAAGTGAGGAGGACGAAGTGGTCGAGGATGTGCCACGTGAATTGCGAGAAAACCTGACGGTGGAAGCAACGCCTATTCGAATCATCGATCAAATGGAAAAGGGAATGCGCAGGATAAAGATTAACATGGTGAAGATCTTTTGGAACGGCGGTGGACATGAAGAAGCTACTTGGGAGACTGAGAACAAGATGAAGTCGGATTATCCTAAGTTGTTTAAGGAGATGAGTGAAGACCAACTTGATccggattcggggacgaatccctTTCAAGGGGGGGagacttgtaacgcccgcgatcctgaatag